A single genomic interval of Litoreibacter ponti harbors:
- a CDS encoding nickel/cobalt transporter → MRGIVSLVALAVAACGLWLWQSGGFDQLALWAAGEQRSFQNQMAGTLRGLRAGEAGALAALMGACFAYGFFHAVGPGHGKVLIGGYGLGRKVPWLRLSVISLLASLGQTVTAIVLVYAGVWILGLAREQMVGAAEDIFAPVSYAAIAAIGLWLVWRGLRKLRPAKHAHDHHHDHDRDHHHHGDDDVCSSCGHKHGPSLDDVTKARSLRDALALIAGIAIRPCTGALFVLILTWQMGIALAGIAATFAMALGTASVTIAVGLAAIGLRGGILAGAQGGVLARAVPIIEMVAGGLVVVIAGGLLLRAL, encoded by the coding sequence ATGCGCGGGATCGTGAGCCTTGTGGCCCTCGCCGTGGCCGCCTGCGGGCTGTGGTTGTGGCAATCGGGCGGCTTTGACCAGCTGGCCCTTTGGGCTGCGGGCGAGCAGCGCAGTTTCCAAAACCAGATGGCGGGCACCCTGCGCGGATTGCGCGCGGGCGAGGCCGGGGCACTCGCAGCCCTTATGGGCGCGTGCTTTGCCTACGGGTTCTTCCACGCGGTCGGGCCGGGCCATGGCAAGGTGTTGATCGGGGGCTACGGGCTGGGCCGCAAGGTGCCTTGGCTGCGGCTGTCGGTGATCTCCCTGCTGGCCTCGCTGGGGCAGACGGTCACGGCCATCGTGCTGGTCTATGCGGGCGTGTGGATCCTGGGGCTTGCGCGCGAGCAGATGGTGGGCGCGGCGGAGGATATCTTCGCGCCCGTGAGCTATGCGGCCATCGCGGCCATTGGCCTGTGGCTGGTGTGGCGGGGCCTGCGCAAATTGCGGCCAGCCAAACACGCGCATGACCACCACCACGATCATGATCGCGACCATCATCACCATGGTGATGATGATGTGTGCTCCAGCTGCGGGCATAAGCACGGGCCGAGCCTAGATGACGTCACAAAAGCCCGCTCGCTGCGCGACGCGCTGGCCTTGATCGCGGGCATTGCGATCCGACCCTGCACCGGGGCGCTCTTTGTGCTGATCCTGACGTGGCAGATGGGCATCGCCCTGGCGGGGATCGCCGCGACATTTGCCATGGCTCTGGGGACTGCTTCGGTCACGATCGCGGTCGGGTTGGCGGCCATCGGCCTGCGCGGCGGCATTCTGGCGGGTGCGCAAGGCGGCGTTCTGGCACGCGCGGTGCCCATCATCGAAATGGTCGCGGGCGGTTTGGTGGTCGTGATCGCAGGCGGTCTGCTGCTGCGCGCGCTCTGA
- the ppk2 gene encoding polyphosphate kinase 2 yields MTRKVTAIEPKSERAAEPPAPAPKPAPVAPVPAARFEQDSYPYGDRLPRKAYEADKAKLQAELLKVQLWAQETGQKFVLLFEGRDAAGKGGAIKRFTEHLNPRAARVVALNKPSDAERGQWYFQRYLQHLPTGGEIVLYDRSWYNRAGVERVMGFCAPDEYLEFMRQTPELERMLVRSGIKLYKYWFSVTQEEQKRRFDSRADDPLKRWKLSPIDKASLGKWDDYTEAKEAMFFYTDTADAPWTVIKSDDKKRARLGCMRHFLASLDYPDKDEALVGAPDPLLVGRAEHVIHRDAHILGKALHPSTRHTG; encoded by the coding sequence ATGACGCGCAAAGTGACCGCGATCGAACCGAAATCCGAAAGGGCCGCAGAGCCGCCCGCCCCGGCACCGAAACCGGCGCCCGTGGCGCCCGTTCCGGCGGCGCGGTTCGAGCAGGACAGCTATCCCTACGGCGACCGCCTGCCGCGCAAGGCCTATGAGGCTGACAAGGCCAAGCTGCAGGCGGAACTGCTCAAGGTGCAGCTTTGGGCGCAGGAGACCGGTCAAAAGTTCGTGTTGCTGTTCGAGGGACGCGATGCGGCGGGCAAGGGGGGCGCGATCAAACGCTTCACCGAGCACCTCAACCCGCGGGCGGCGCGGGTCGTGGCGCTGAACAAGCCCAGCGATGCCGAGCGCGGACAGTGGTACTTCCAACGCTACCTTCAGCACCTCCCGACCGGGGGCGAAATCGTGCTCTACGACCGCTCCTGGTACAATCGCGCAGGCGTCGAGCGGGTGATGGGGTTCTGCGCCCCCGATGAGTATCTGGAGTTCATGCGCCAGACGCCGGAGCTGGAGCGCATGTTGGTCCGGTCGGGCATAAAGCTTTACAAATACTGGTTTTCCGTCACCCAAGAGGAGCAGAAACGCCGTTTCGACAGCCGCGCGGACGACCCGCTTAAGCGCTGGAAGCTCAGCCCGATCGACAAGGCGAGCCTTGGCAAATGGGACGACTACACCGAGGCCAAGGAGGCGATGTTCTTCTACACCGACACCGCCGATGCGCCGTGGACCGTCATCAAGTCCGACGATAAGAAACGCGCGCGGCTGGGCTGCATGCGGCATTTCCTTGCCAGCCTCGACTACCCCGACAAAGACGAGGCTCTGGTGGGTGCGCCGGACCCGCTGCTTGTGGGACGCGCGGAGCATGTGATCCATCGCGACGCGCATATTTTGGGCAAGGCTTTGCATCCAAGCACCCGGCACACCGGGTAG
- a CDS encoding glycine zipper 2TM domain-containing protein codes for MKTILIPLATAALLALPACDNLSDTENDIIGGVAGATVGVLTARALNANTNWTILAALGGAVAGTLVARNRQTGECAYANGDGTYRAGPCR; via the coding sequence ATGAAAACCATTCTGATCCCCCTCGCCACCGCCGCCCTGCTGGCACTGCCCGCCTGCGATAACCTCTCGGACACCGAGAACGACATCATCGGCGGCGTCGCGGGCGCCACGGTGGGCGTGCTCACCGCCCGGGCGCTCAACGCCAACACCAACTGGACCATCCTCGCAGCCCTCGGCGGCGCGGTCGCGGGCACGCTGGTGGCGCGCAACCGGCAGACCGGCGAATGCGCCTATGCCAATGGCGATGGCACCTACCGCGCCGGGCCCTGCCGCTGA
- a CDS encoding helix-turn-helix domain-containing protein, whose amino-acid sequence MDDADAYFSNENATFGDRVAAARETQGLSQEELAHKLGVKLKTVRGWEDDISEPRANKLVTLAGVLNVSMRWLLTGVGEGVDAPEDEVALSGDVREVLLEMRRTKAEFARLTDHLGRLEKRLGKLLRAGE is encoded by the coding sequence ATGGACGACGCAGACGCCTATTTCAGCAACGAGAACGCCACCTTCGGCGACCGCGTGGCCGCCGCGCGCGAGACGCAGGGCTTGAGCCAGGAAGAACTGGCCCACAAGCTTGGCGTGAAGCTGAAGACAGTGCGTGGCTGGGAGGATGACATCTCCGAGCCACGGGCCAACAAGTTGGTGACGCTGGCGGGCGTTTTGAATGTCTCGATGCGGTGGCTGCTGACCGGCGTGGGCGAGGGCGTGGATGCGCCCGAAGACGAAGTCGCCTTGTCGGGCGACGTGCGCGAGGTCCTGCTGGAGATGCGCCGCACGAAAGCCGAATTTGCCCGCCTCACCGACCATTTGGGCCGTCTCGAAAAGCGTCTGGGCAAACTGCTGCGAGCGGGCGAATGA
- a CDS encoding c-type cytochrome yields MKYLYLTMVCGVAACAQPEPPTGKQLFAENCASCHGADATGEGWASDVLKRKPADLTRLSARNGGVFPMERVLSTIDGFHRNPRFETAMPEFGSFFAGPMAAVELDGVVTPVPEPLLAVAEYLEALQRP; encoded by the coding sequence ATGAAATATCTTTACCTTACAATGGTTTGTGGCGTGGCGGCCTGCGCCCAGCCCGAGCCGCCCACGGGCAAGCAGCTGTTTGCCGAGAATTGCGCATCGTGCCACGGCGCGGATGCGACGGGGGAGGGCTGGGCGAGCGACGTGCTCAAGCGCAAGCCCGCCGACCTGACCCGGCTCAGCGCGCGCAATGGCGGCGTGTTTCCAATGGAGCGGGTGCTCAGCACCATCGACGGCTTCCACCGCAACCCGCGCTTCGAGACGGCGATGCCCGAGTTCGGCAGCTTCTTCGCAGGTCCCATGGCGGCGGTGGAGCTGGACGGGGTCGTCACCCCGGTGCCGGAGCCGCTGCTGGCGGTGGCCGAGTATCTCGAGGCGTTGCAGCGACCCTAG
- a CDS encoding SDR family NAD(P)-dependent oxidoreductase: protein MNTYDLTGRTAVVTGGAQGIGAAVVERLHASGARVAVWDMQKAEADFSTSCDISEMASVQAALQSTEAALGPVDILVNSAGIAGPNAPIQDYDDAAWAQIVAVNLTGTYNTNKAVLSGMRARDYGRILNIASIAGKEGNPNACAYSASKAGVIGFTKSAGKENADKNIAVNCVTPAAARTPIFDQMSEEHIGYMLSKIPRERFLEVEEAANMIAWIVSAENSFTTGAVFDLSGGRATY from the coding sequence ATGAACACCTATGATCTGACGGGTCGAACCGCCGTAGTCACCGGCGGTGCCCAAGGCATCGGCGCGGCGGTGGTCGAGCGGTTGCACGCCTCCGGCGCGCGGGTCGCGGTGTGGGACATGCAGAAGGCCGAGGCCGATTTCAGCACCTCTTGCGACATATCCGAAATGGCATCCGTTCAAGCCGCGCTGCAGTCCACGGAAGCCGCCCTTGGCCCGGTCGATATCTTGGTGAACTCCGCCGGGATCGCAGGCCCCAACGCCCCCATCCAGGACTACGACGACGCGGCTTGGGCGCAGATCGTGGCGGTTAATCTGACCGGCACCTACAACACCAACAAGGCCGTTCTGTCTGGCATGCGCGCGCGCGATTACGGCCGCATCCTCAATATCGCCTCCATTGCAGGCAAGGAGGGCAACCCCAACGCCTGCGCCTACTCCGCGTCCAAAGCGGGCGTTATCGGCTTCACGAAATCGGCGGGAAAAGAGAATGCTGACAAGAACATAGCCGTTAATTGCGTGACCCCCGCCGCTGCCCGCACGCCCATCTTCGATCAGATGAGCGAGGAGCACATCGGCTACATGCTGTCTAAGATCCCCCGCGAACGGTTCCTCGAGGTCGAGGAGGCCGCGAACATGATCGCCTGGATCGTCTCGGCGGAAAACAGCTTCACCACGGGCGCGGTGTTCGACCTGTCTGGCGGCCGCGCCACCTACTGA
- a CDS encoding DUF1007 family protein: MRYLLAALMLAPAPALAHPHVFVDTGVEVIFDEAGRVTHLRITWEYDELYSLWITEDMKLDPDFDGELTDAEMAALQGFDQDWMQGYYGDTRAYLGGTELALSRPVAYTADYKDGRLSSTHLREVEGSPFVNDALVIKPYDETFYTAYDVTKPVRLTGAPAGCGFDVVVPDVTGALTQIQEQLLALDPSVDPADVGFDNIGAQFATQIEVTCAGS, encoded by the coding sequence ATGAGGTATCTCCTTGCCGCCCTGATGCTTGCGCCCGCCCCCGCGCTGGCCCACCCGCATGTCTTCGTGGACACGGGGGTTGAGGTTATTTTTGACGAGGCCGGGCGGGTCACCCATCTGCGCATCACCTGGGAGTATGACGAGCTCTACTCGCTGTGGATCACCGAGGACATGAAACTCGACCCGGATTTTGATGGCGAGCTGACCGATGCCGAAATGGCCGCGCTGCAAGGCTTCGACCAGGACTGGATGCAGGGCTATTACGGCGACACCCGCGCCTATCTGGGTGGCACCGAGCTGGCGCTGTCGCGACCGGTGGCCTACACGGCGGATTACAAGGACGGCCGCCTCAGCTCGACCCATTTGCGCGAGGTGGAAGGCAGCCCGTTCGTCAATGACGCCCTCGTGATAAAGCCCTATGACGAGACGTTCTACACCGCCTATGACGTCACCAAGCCCGTACGCCTGACCGGCGCGCCCGCGGGCTGCGGCTTTGACGTGGTTGTGCCGGACGTGACCGGCGCCCTGACTCAGATCCAGGAGCAGCTTCTGGCGCTCGACCCCTCGGTCGATCCGGCGGATGTGGGCTTTGACAATATTGGTGCGCAATTCGCCACGCAGATCGAGGTGACATGCGCGGGATCGTGA
- a CDS encoding tetratricopeptide repeat-containing sulfotransferase family protein, producing the protein MGKFDRSIQEARAKAQQGDLTAALAAVDVALAEVRQVYIFRARLLQALGRPREALRDMERIDGPDAEPAFLEMKAKLEEQLDLFQSAIDTLTRILPRAKSPAPILARRAMLYQALGQIEHSVGDLDAAIARSPSDTELYRLRTRIVPATVTDPAIAQMEKMRGSVKTGSAQAMHLHFALAKVYEDLGRHDEAFELLTSGNRIMRTLQPYDIDTRKREVAAYQSAFADVGGARGASDFAPIFVTGMPRSGTTLTEQILSAHPDVCAGGETRAFLAQMQAHLGDPMMPPKAGLNLTQKSLTELGAAYARDMIERFGPSPRHTDKSIQTLLYAGAVLAALPRAHIVVVRRNPHAVALSLYKQVFQPGKQLFSYDLEDIRAYQKSFDEMVAFWGTRLTERFHIIDYEDLVTAPEASIRDLLDRVELGFDAACLAPETNPRAVRTLSAMSVRQPINSAALDTWRRYARQLGVSADA; encoded by the coding sequence GTGGGCAAGTTCGACCGCAGTATCCAGGAGGCGCGCGCCAAGGCGCAGCAAGGTGACCTCACGGCCGCATTGGCGGCCGTGGATGTGGCACTGGCTGAGGTGCGTCAGGTCTACATTTTCCGCGCTCGCCTTCTGCAGGCACTGGGTCGTCCGCGCGAAGCCTTGCGGGATATGGAACGGATCGACGGGCCGGATGCGGAACCTGCGTTCCTGGAAATGAAGGCAAAGCTCGAAGAGCAGCTCGATCTGTTCCAGAGCGCCATCGACACGCTCACCCGCATCCTGCCCCGCGCCAAGTCCCCTGCCCCGATCCTGGCGCGACGCGCGATGTTGTATCAGGCCTTGGGCCAGATCGAGCATTCGGTCGGCGATCTTGACGCGGCGATCGCGCGAAGCCCCAGCGATACTGAGCTGTACCGCCTGCGCACCCGCATTGTCCCCGCAACCGTCACTGATCCGGCGATTGCGCAGATGGAAAAGATGCGCGGCTCGGTGAAGACTGGCAGCGCTCAGGCGATGCACCTGCATTTCGCGCTCGCCAAGGTTTATGAGGATCTCGGTCGCCACGACGAAGCCTTCGAGCTTCTCACCAGCGGCAACCGGATCATGCGCACGTTGCAGCCCTATGACATCGACACGCGCAAGCGAGAGGTGGCGGCCTATCAGAGCGCCTTTGCCGATGTCGGCGGCGCGCGCGGGGCGAGTGATTTCGCGCCCATCTTCGTGACCGGAATGCCGCGCTCCGGCACCACCCTGACAGAGCAGATCCTGTCCGCCCACCCCGATGTTTGCGCGGGCGGGGAGACGCGCGCCTTTCTGGCCCAGATGCAGGCGCATCTTGGCGATCCGATGATGCCGCCGAAAGCGGGGCTGAACCTGACGCAGAAATCCCTGACGGAGCTTGGCGCCGCCTACGCCCGCGACATGATCGAGCGTTTCGGCCCCAGTCCGCGCCACACTGACAAGTCGATCCAGACACTGCTTTACGCAGGCGCGGTGCTTGCAGCCCTGCCGCGCGCGCATATCGTGGTCGTGCGCCGCAATCCGCACGCCGTCGCCCTGTCGCTCTACAAGCAGGTGTTTCAGCCCGGCAAGCAGCTGTTCAGTTACGACCTCGAAGATATCCGCGCCTATCAGAAAAGCTTCGACGAGATGGTCGCGTTCTGGGGCACCCGCCTGACGGAGCGGTTTCACATCATTGACTACGAAGACCTCGTGACGGCGCCCGAGGCGTCGATCCGCGATCTGCTGGACCGGGTCGAGCTTGGCTTCGACGCGGCGTGCCTTGCACCCGAGACGAACCCGCGCGCGGTCAGGACGCTCAGCGCCATGAGCGTCCGGCAGCCGATCAACTCCGCCGCGCTCGACACGTGGCGTCGCTACGCGCGCCAGCTGGGTGTCTCTGCCGACGCCTGA
- a CDS encoding MATE family efflux transporter: MTFRQHIRAVLVLGLPLVGSHLAQFAVHLVDAVMLGWYDVTALAASVLAGSYFFVLFIMGGGFAFAVMPMVAEAAEKSDETRIRRVTRMGLWLSLIYAVALLPLMIWSAPILRAFGQDPELAQLAEDYLAIVGIGMIPALLIMVLKSYLAALEKTSFILWVTVAAVGVNAALNWVLIFGNLGVPELGLQGAALASVLTQSLTLAVFALYVARGKATREHALFQRIWRPDPEAFGAVFRLGWPIGLTNLAESGMFSASSLIIGLIGTLPLAAHGIALQITSATFMVHIGLSQAATVRAGRAMGRADWASLALGGRAVVAVSMAVVVVTMLAFLLLPELLMSGFLSPDEPSRSQVFALGASLLAVAALFQLVDAGQVMALGLLRGIQDTKWPMYAAALSYWGLGIPASYVLGITLGYGGVGVWLGLVIGLLFAAVLLWWRFLRRFGELRRAG, translated from the coding sequence ATGACGTTTCGCCAACATATTCGCGCGGTTTTGGTGCTGGGCCTGCCCCTTGTGGGAAGCCATTTGGCGCAGTTCGCGGTGCACCTGGTCGATGCGGTCATGCTGGGCTGGTACGACGTCACTGCCTTGGCGGCGAGCGTGCTGGCAGGATCTTATTTCTTCGTGTTGTTCATTATGGGCGGTGGCTTCGCCTTCGCGGTGATGCCCATGGTGGCGGAGGCCGCGGAGAAGTCCGACGAAACCCGCATCCGTCGCGTCACCCGCATGGGGCTGTGGCTGTCGCTGATATACGCTGTAGCGCTGTTGCCGCTGATGATCTGGTCCGCCCCGATCCTGCGCGCTTTCGGCCAAGACCCGGAGCTGGCGCAATTGGCCGAGGACTACCTTGCCATTGTCGGCATCGGCATGATCCCGGCGCTGCTGATCATGGTGTTGAAAAGCTACCTCGCAGCGCTGGAGAAGACGAGTTTCATCCTGTGGGTCACGGTCGCCGCCGTGGGGGTCAACGCGGCGCTGAACTGGGTGCTGATTTTCGGCAATCTCGGCGTGCCAGAGCTTGGGCTGCAAGGCGCGGCATTGGCGTCGGTGCTGACGCAAAGCCTGACCTTGGCGGTTTTCGCGCTCTACGTGGCGCGCGGCAAGGCGACCCGTGAGCATGCATTGTTCCAGCGCATCTGGCGCCCGGACCCGGAGGCATTCGGGGCCGTCTTCCGCCTCGGCTGGCCCATCGGGCTGACCAATCTGGCCGAAAGCGGGATGTTCTCGGCCTCGTCCCTGATCATCGGGCTGATCGGCACGCTGCCACTGGCGGCCCATGGGATCGCGCTGCAGATTACCTCGGCCACATTCATGGTCCATATCGGCCTGAGCCAGGCCGCGACGGTGCGCGCGGGGCGGGCGATGGGGCGCGCGGATTGGGCTTCGCTGGCCCTTGGCGGACGGGCGGTCGTCGCCGTTTCGATGGCGGTCGTGGTCGTGACCATGCTGGCCTTCCTTCTGTTGCCTGAGCTGTTGATGTCGGGCTTCCTCTCGCCCGACGAGCCAAGCCGTTCGCAGGTCTTCGCGCTCGGCGCGAGCCTTCTGGCGGTCGCGGCGCTGTTCCAGCTGGTCGATGCGGGGCAGGTGATGGCGCTGGGGCTGTTGCGGGGCATTCAGGACACGAAATGGCCGATGTATGCGGCGGCGCTCAGCTATTGGGGCCTTGGCATCCCGGCGAGCTACGTGCTGGGGATCACGCTGGGCTATGGCGGTGTCGGCGTCTGGCTGGGGCTGGTGATCGGCCTGCTGTTCGCCGCGGTGCTCTTGTGGTGGCGTTTCCTGCGCCGCTTTGGTGAGCTGCGGCGGGCGGGATAA
- the parE gene encoding DNA topoisomerase IV subunit B gives MADDMFSGAGSNDDYNASSIEVLEGLEPVRKRPGMYIGGTDERALHHMVAEVLDNSMDEAVAGFANRIEVELNDDYSITIKDNGRGIPIDPHPKFPDKSALEVILCTLHAGGKFSGKAYQTSGGLHGVGASVVNALSDSMVVQVARDKKVFEQRFSRGLPLGPVAEVGQTQNRRGTTVTFHADVEIFGNHRFKPARLFKSIRSKAYLFSGVEIRWKSAIDDGETPTEATFHFPGGLSDYLSETLGKSTTYADTAFAGTVDFQEKFGAAGKVEWAINWTPARDGFIQSYCNTVPTPEGGTHVTGFWAAILKGIKAYGELTNNKKAGQITRDDLISGGCALVSCFIAEPAFVGQTKDRLSTEAAAKYCEAAVRDHFDNWLASDTKSAGAILDFLVLRAEERLRRKQEKETSRKSATKKLRLPGKLTDCTSKTREGTELFIVEGDSAGGSAKGARKRETQALLPLKGKILNVLGAASGKLTSNAEISDLCEALGCGMGTKFNLDDLRYDKIIIMTDADVDGAHIASLLMTFFFVQMRPLIDQGHLYLACPPLYRLTQGAHRLYVPDDAAKEAALAKGLGGKGKIDVQRFKGLGEMDAKDLKETTMDPATRQLIRVTVQEDEPGETGDLVERLMGKKPELRFEYIQQNAKFVEDVDV, from the coding sequence ATGGCAGACGACATGTTCTCCGGTGCGGGAAGCAATGACGACTATAATGCCTCCTCCATCGAGGTGCTGGAGGGGCTCGAGCCCGTGCGCAAGCGCCCCGGCATGTATATCGGCGGCACCGACGAGCGCGCCCTGCACCACATGGTGGCCGAGGTGCTCGACAACTCCATGGACGAGGCCGTCGCGGGCTTTGCCAACCGGATCGAGGTTGAGCTGAACGATGACTACTCGATCACCATCAAGGATAATGGCCGCGGCATCCCCATCGACCCGCACCCCAAGTTCCCCGACAAATCCGCGCTCGAGGTGATCTTGTGCACGCTCCACGCGGGCGGCAAGTTCTCGGGCAAGGCCTACCAGACCTCCGGCGGTCTGCACGGCGTCGGCGCGTCGGTGGTCAACGCGCTCTCCGACAGCATGGTCGTGCAGGTGGCGCGCGACAAGAAGGTGTTCGAGCAGCGCTTCTCCCGCGGCCTGCCGCTTGGCCCCGTGGCCGAGGTCGGCCAGACCCAGAACCGCCGCGGCACCACGGTCACCTTCCACGCCGACGTGGAAATCTTCGGCAATCACCGCTTCAAGCCTGCGCGGCTGTTCAAGTCCATCCGCTCCAAGGCCTACCTGTTCTCGGGCGTCGAGATCCGCTGGAAGTCCGCAATCGACGATGGCGAGACCCCGACGGAGGCCACGTTCCACTTCCCCGGTGGCCTCAGCGACTACCTGTCCGAAACGCTTGGCAAGTCCACCACCTACGCCGACACCGCCTTCGCGGGCACCGTCGACTTTCAGGAGAAGTTCGGCGCCGCTGGCAAGGTCGAGTGGGCGATCAACTGGACCCCAGCCCGCGACGGCTTCATCCAGAGCTATTGTAACACCGTGCCCACGCCCGAGGGCGGCACGCACGTGACCGGCTTCTGGGCCGCAATCCTCAAGGGGATCAAGGCGTATGGCGAGTTGACCAACAACAAGAAGGCCGGGCAGATCACCCGCGACGATCTGATCTCGGGCGGCTGCGCGCTGGTCTCCTGCTTCATCGCCGAGCCCGCCTTCGTGGGCCAGACCAAAGACCGCCTGTCGACCGAGGCCGCCGCGAAATATTGCGAGGCCGCCGTGCGCGACCATTTCGACAATTGGCTCGCCTCCGACACCAAGTCCGCCGGTGCCATCCTCGATTTCCTCGTCCTGCGGGCCGAGGAACGCCTGCGCCGCAAGCAGGAGAAAGAGACCTCCCGCAAATCCGCCACCAAGAAGCTGCGCCTGCCGGGCAAGCTCACCGATTGTACCTCCAAGACCCGCGAGGGCACGGAGCTGTTCATCGTCGAGGGCGACAGCGCGGGCGGCTCCGCCAAGGGTGCCCGCAAGCGCGAAACGCAGGCGCTGCTGCCGCTCAAGGGTAAGATCCTCAACGTGCTGGGGGCCGCGTCCGGCAAGCTCACCTCAAACGCGGAAATCTCCGACCTGTGCGAGGCGCTTGGCTGCGGCATGGGCACCAAGTTCAACCTCGACGATCTGCGCTATGACAAGATCATCATCATGACCGACGCCGATGTCGACGGCGCCCATATCGCGTCGCTGCTGATGACGTTCTTCTTCGTGCAGATGCGCCCGCTCATCGATCAGGGTCATCTCTATCTGGCCTGCCCGCCTTTGTACCGCCTGACGCAAGGCGCACACCGGCTCTACGTCCCCGACGACGCAGCAAAAGAGGCCGCGCTGGCGAAGGGTCTGGGCGGCAAGGGCAAGATCGACGTGCAACGCTTCAAGGGTCTGGGCGAGATGGACGCGAAGGATTTGAAAGAGACCACCATGGACCCCGCCACCCGCCAGCTCATCCGCGTGACGGTGCAGGAGGACGAGCCCGGAGAGACCGGCGATCTGGTCGAACGGCTGATGGGCAAGAAGCCGGAGCTGCGGTTTGAGTACATCCAGCAGAATGCGAAGTTTGTTGAGGATGTGGATGTTTAG
- a CDS encoding cytochrome c4 yields the protein MRHLTAAALAALCMTPATAQNIEAGAEYFSQYCVACHGTEARGDGPMAQVMIIRPTDLTILAGENDGVFPRAWAIRRIDGTDPLVSHGSPMPVYGPFFEGEGVTIPGEDGVLIMTSQPVVDLIGYLESIQQ from the coding sequence ATGAGACATCTGACCGCCGCCGCGCTGGCCGCCCTTTGCATGACCCCTGCCACCGCCCAGAATATCGAGGCGGGGGCGGAGTATTTCTCGCAGTATTGCGTGGCCTGCCATGGCACGGAGGCCCGGGGCGACGGGCCGATGGCGCAGGTGATGATCATCCGGCCCACCGACCTTACGATTCTGGCGGGCGAGAATGACGGGGTGTTCCCGCGCGCCTGGGCGATCCGGCGCATTGACGGGACCGACCCGCTGGTCTCCCACGGCAGCCCGATGCCGGTCTACGGCCCGTTCTTCGAGGGCGAGGGCGTGACCATCCCGGGCGAGGACGGGGTGTTGATCATGACCAGCCAGCCGGTCGTCGATCTGATCGGCTACCTGGAGAGCATTCAACAATAA
- a CDS encoding pyridoxal phosphate-dependent aminotransferase — MSFLSETLSRVKPSPTIAVTQKAAELKRAGKDVIGLGAGEPDFDTPQNIKDAAVQAIADGKTKYTAPDGIPELKEAICAKFKRDNGLDYTPAQISVGTGGKQILYNALMATLNEGDEVVIPAPYWVSYPDMVLLAGGTPIIAEASLQTGFKLTADQLEAAITDKTKWLIFNSPSNPTGAGYTWDELKELTDVLMRHPHVWVMTDDMYEHLAYDDFEFCTPAQVEPQLYERTLTVNGVSKAYSMTGWRIGYAGGPVELISAMRKVQSQSTSNPCSISQWAAVEALNGTQDFLAPNNELFVRRRNLVVEMLNAADGIACPKPEGAFYVYPSIAGCIGKTSAGGTKIVDDETFATALLEEHGVAVVFGAAFGLSPNFRVSYATSDENLKEACTRIQTFCAGLS, encoded by the coding sequence ATGTCCTTTCTCTCCGAGACCCTTTCCCGCGTAAAGCCATCGCCGACGATTGCGGTGACCCAGAAGGCGGCAGAGTTGAAGCGGGCGGGCAAGGACGTCATCGGTCTGGGCGCGGGTGAGCCGGATTTTGACACGCCGCAAAACATCAAGGACGCCGCCGTGCAGGCCATCGCCGACGGCAAGACAAAATACACCGCGCCCGACGGCATCCCCGAGCTGAAAGAGGCGATCTGCGCCAAGTTCAAGCGCGACAACGGGCTGGATTACACCCCTGCCCAGATCAGCGTGGGCACCGGCGGCAAGCAGATCCTCTACAACGCGCTGATGGCGACGCTGAACGAGGGCGACGAGGTGGTAATCCCGGCCCCCTACTGGGTGTCCTACCCTGACATGGTGCTGCTGGCCGGCGGCACACCCATCATTGCGGAGGCCTCGCTGCAAACCGGCTTCAAGCTGACCGCCGACCAGCTTGAGGCCGCGATCACCGACAAAACCAAGTGGCTAATCTTCAACTCTCCGTCGAACCCGACGGGCGCAGGCTACACGTGGGACGAGCTCAAGGAGCTGACAGACGTGCTGATGCGCCACCCCCATGTCTGGGTGATGACCGACGATATGTACGAGCATCTGGCCTATGACGATTTCGAATTCTGCACGCCCGCGCAGGTCGAGCCGCAGCTCTACGAGCGCACGCTGACGGTCAACGGGGTTTCCAAGGCCTATTCGATGACCGGCTGGCGCATTGGCTATGCGGGCGGGCCCGTGGAATTGATCAGTGCGATGCGCAAGGTGCAGTCGCAGTCGACCTCCAACCCCTGCTCGATCAGCCAATGGGCCGCGGTCGAGGCGCTGAACGGAACGCAGGATTTCCTTGCGCCCAACAACGAGCTCTTCGTGCGCCGCCGCAACCTGGTGGTCGAGATGCTTAACGCCGCCGATGGCATCGCCTGCCCGAAGCCGGAGGGCGCGTTCTACGTCTACCCGTCCATTGCGGGCTGCATCGGAAAGACCTCCGCAGGCGGCACAAAGATCGTCGATGACGAGACCTTTGCGACCGCGCTGCTGGAAGAACATGGCGTCGCCGTCGTCTTCGGCGCGGCCTTCGGGCTGAGCCCCAACTTCCGGGTCAGCTACGCCACCTCGGACGAGAACCTGAAAGAGGCTTGCACGCGCATTCAGACCTTTTGCGCGGGTCTGAGCTGA